One Glaciihabitans arcticus DNA window includes the following coding sequences:
- a CDS encoding glucose-6-phosphate dehydrogenase assembly protein OpcA: MIVELPDTTTSKISKTLVKIREEGGAVALGRVLTLVIATKLGEEEEAIEAANDASREHPMRVLVISTEPEEAKPTKKSAKAAADESRIDAQIRVGGDAGASEVIVLRAYGDAASDREGLVTGLLLPDAPVVVWWPGAAPAVASESALGGIAQRRITDAASSSNPLAALENLAKTYKPGDTDFAWTRLTLWRAQLAAVLDQPPYEPVTGVEVHGAANSPSTVLLAAWLQLQLQVDVKLEVTTKSHGSSGIQGVVLHRASGSIELERTLANVATLVQPGQPTHDISLPRRSLRDCLAEELRRLDPDDLFGDVIQTGVAQLGKSVKRTRPAAKPKTVPTRKTRAAKA, encoded by the coding sequence ATGATCGTCGAACTGCCCGATACCACCACGAGCAAGATCTCGAAGACGCTCGTCAAGATCCGCGAGGAGGGCGGCGCCGTAGCGCTCGGTCGCGTGCTGACCCTCGTCATTGCCACGAAGCTGGGCGAGGAGGAGGAGGCCATCGAGGCCGCCAACGATGCCTCGCGCGAGCACCCCATGCGCGTTCTCGTGATCTCGACCGAGCCCGAAGAAGCCAAGCCGACGAAGAAGAGCGCGAAGGCCGCGGCCGACGAGTCCCGTATCGACGCGCAGATCCGCGTGGGCGGCGACGCCGGCGCGAGTGAGGTCATCGTGCTCCGCGCCTACGGCGACGCCGCTAGTGACCGCGAGGGGCTCGTCACGGGTCTCCTGCTGCCGGATGCGCCGGTCGTCGTCTGGTGGCCGGGCGCAGCGCCCGCCGTCGCGTCCGAATCAGCCCTCGGCGGTATCGCCCAGCGTCGCATCACCGATGCCGCGTCGAGCTCGAACCCGCTCGCGGCCCTCGAGAACCTCGCGAAGACCTACAAGCCCGGCGACACAGACTTCGCCTGGACCCGTCTCACCCTCTGGCGCGCGCAGCTCGCCGCCGTGCTCGACCAGCCGCCGTACGAGCCCGTGACGGGCGTTGAGGTGCACGGCGCGGCCAACTCCCCCTCGACCGTCCTGCTGGCCGCCTGGCTGCAGCTCCAGCTGCAGGTGGACGTCAAGCTCGAGGTCACCACCAAGTCGCACGGCTCGAGCGGTATCCAGGGCGTTGTGCTGCACCGCGCCTCCGGATCCATCGAACTCGAGCGCACGCTCGCCAACGTCGCGACGCTGGTTCAGCCCGGCCAGCCCACGCACGACATCTCGCTGCCGCGCAGGAGCCTGCGAGACTGCCTCGCCGAGGAGCTTCGCCGACTCGACCCTGACGACCTTTTCGGCGACGTGATCCAGACTGGTGTGGCACAGTTGGGCAAGAGCGTGAAGCGCACTCGTCCGGCTGCGAAGCCGAAGACCGTACCCACCCGAAAGACCAGGGCAGCCAAAGCGTGA
- the pgl gene encoding 6-phosphogluconolactonase: MTNERRVLVHPDKTALGAAVASRFVTKLVDLLAAQPLAHVVLTGGSMGSAVLEHVANNPASTSVDWTRVHFWWGDERWLPRGDAERNETQARAALLDSLEIASGNIHSLPASDEGIELDAAASVYAKELADHATDGALYPRFDITFLGVGPDGHVASLFPERGGVREKDLTVISVRNSPKPPPERLSLTLPVINSSERVWLVLAGADKASALGLTLAGASVNEVPAAGVEGRRSTLFFVDADATAEVPESLTATELFWTGSDSPDAY; the protein is encoded by the coding sequence GTGACGAATGAACGACGAGTGCTGGTACATCCAGACAAAACCGCCCTGGGCGCCGCAGTGGCGTCGAGGTTCGTGACCAAGCTCGTCGACCTTCTGGCCGCGCAGCCCCTCGCCCACGTGGTGCTCACCGGTGGCTCGATGGGCTCCGCCGTGCTCGAGCACGTCGCGAACAACCCGGCCAGCACAAGCGTCGACTGGACGCGCGTGCACTTCTGGTGGGGCGACGAGCGGTGGCTCCCCCGCGGTGACGCCGAGCGCAACGAGACGCAGGCTCGCGCCGCGCTGCTCGACAGCCTCGAGATCGCGAGCGGTAACATCCACTCACTGCCCGCCTCTGATGAGGGCATCGAACTGGATGCCGCGGCCTCCGTCTACGCGAAGGAACTCGCCGACCACGCCACGGACGGCGCGCTCTACCCGCGCTTCGACATCACCTTCCTCGGCGTCGGACCGGATGGCCACGTGGCCTCGCTGTTCCCCGAGCGCGGCGGTGTTCGTGAGAAGGACCTCACGGTCATCTCGGTGCGCAACTCGCCGAAGCCGCCCCCCGAGCGCCTCAGCCTCACGCTGCCGGTCATCAACTCCTCAGAGCGGGTCTGGCTCGTGCTCGCGGGCGCCGACAAGGCATCAGCACTCGGTCTGACGCTCGCGGGTGCGAGCGTGAACGAGGTTCCGGCGGCCGGTGTCGAGGGACGTCGCTCGACGCTGTTCTTTGTCGATGCGGATGCCACGGCAGAAGTTCCCGAGAGCCTCACGGCCACCGAGCTGTTCTGGACCGGTTCGGACAGCCCCGACGCCTACTGA
- a CDS encoding RNA polymerase-binding protein RbpA encodes MASGGSAIRGSRVGAGPMGEQDRGYHAERIQVSYWDELGNETVRSFAANLPEDEIPVTIDSPQSGLPAGRDKANPPSVAKLEPYKTHLAYVKERRTEEEAAGLLEEALLALRQRRGSAPVA; translated from the coding sequence ATGGCTTCCGGTGGCAGTGCAATTAGGGGTTCACGCGTAGGCGCAGGGCCCATGGGCGAGCAGGACCGCGGTTACCACGCGGAGCGCATCCAGGTCTCCTACTGGGACGAGCTCGGCAACGAGACGGTGCGCAGCTTCGCGGCGAACCTGCCCGAAGACGAGATCCCCGTCACCATCGACTCCCCGCAGAGCGGTCTTCCCGCCGGTCGCGACAAGGCCAACCCGCCGTCAGTCGCGAAGCTCGAGCCGTACAAGACCCACCTCGCGTACGTGAAGGAACGACGCACCGAAGAAGAGGCCGCCGGCCTGCTCGAGGAGGCGCTTCTCGCCCTTCGCCAGCGTCGCGGCAGCGCGCCGGTCGCATAA
- the secG gene encoding preprotein translocase subunit SecG — translation MEIVQVILQVILGITSLLLTLLILLHRGRGGGLSDMFGGGVTSNLGSSGVAERNLNRFTVILGIVWITSIVFLGLITKFDAGL, via the coding sequence GTGGAAATTGTCCAGGTCATTCTGCAGGTCATTCTCGGCATCACGAGTCTGCTCCTGACCCTGCTCATCCTGCTGCACCGCGGTCGCGGTGGCGGCCTCTCCGACATGTTCGGCGGTGGCGTCACGTCGAACCTCGGTTCCTCGGGTGTCGCAGAGCGCAACCTCAATCGTTTCACCGTCATTCTCGGCATCGTCTGGATCACGAGCATCGTGTTCCTCGGTCTCATCACCAAGTTCGACGCGGGTCTGTAG
- the tpiA gene encoding triose-phosphate isomerase yields the protein MAVTTRTPLLAGNWKMNLDHLQSIAFVQKLAWSLKDANHDFDGAEVAIFPPFTDLRSVQTLISADKLPIHFGAQDVSAHDSGAYTGEISGAFLKALDCQYVIIGHSERRTLHNETDEVVNTKVLAALKHGLVPVICVGETAEDLEKHGPSAVPVAQLKAALASVTGAVDIVVAYEPVWAIGSGQAATPEQAEQVAAQLRVTLRELLGDEVAEATRVLYGGSVKSGNIAGFMREPNVDGALIGGASLDLNEFASIVRFQKHVGT from the coding sequence ATGGCAGTAACAACACGCACGCCCTTGCTGGCGGGCAACTGGAAGATGAACCTCGACCACCTGCAGTCGATCGCCTTCGTGCAGAAGCTGGCCTGGAGCCTTAAGGACGCGAACCACGACTTCGACGGTGCCGAGGTCGCGATCTTCCCGCCGTTCACCGACCTGCGCTCCGTGCAGACCCTGATCTCGGCCGACAAGCTCCCCATCCATTTCGGTGCTCAGGATGTCTCGGCGCACGATTCCGGTGCATACACGGGTGAGATCTCCGGAGCCTTCCTCAAGGCCCTCGACTGCCAGTACGTGATCATCGGACACTCCGAGCGTCGTACGCTGCACAACGAGACCGACGAGGTAGTGAACACGAAGGTGCTCGCCGCGCTCAAGCACGGGCTCGTTCCCGTGATCTGCGTCGGCGAGACCGCCGAGGATCTCGAGAAGCACGGCCCGAGCGCGGTTCCGGTCGCCCAGCTGAAGGCGGCACTCGCCTCGGTCACTGGCGCAGTCGACATCGTCGTCGCCTATGAGCCCGTGTGGGCCATCGGCTCCGGCCAGGCCGCAACCCCCGAGCAGGCCGAGCAGGTCGCCGCGCAGCTGCGCGTCACCCTACGCGAACTCCTCGGTGACGAGGTGGCCGAGGCCACCCGCGTGCTCTACGGCGGATCCGTCAAGTCGGGCAACATTGCCGGATTCATGCGTGAGCCCAACGTCGACGGCGCGCTCATCGGCGGTGCGAGCCTCGACCTCAACGAGTTCGCAAGCATCGTACGCTTCCAGAAGCACGTCGGGACATAA
- a CDS encoding phosphoglycerate kinase, with translation MTLRTIESLGVLTGKTVLVRCDLNVPLKDGAITDDGRVRASLPTLNLLINAGARVVIVSHLGRPEGAPEAQYSLAPVAQRLSELLGKGVTFASDTVGPAAEAAVAALKDGDVALLENLRFNAGEASKDAAERQAFAQQLADLGDAFVSDGFGVVHRKQASVFELAGLLPSAAGTLIATELEVLDKLTENPERPYAVVLGGSKVSDKLGVIGHLLPKVDTLLIGGGMLFTFLAAQGHKVGASLLEADQIDTVKGYLAKADELGVRIVLPTDVVVASKFGADAEVVVTAADSIEETPFGASGLGLDIGTATAANFASIIAESKTVFWNGPMGVFELAPFAAGTKTVAQALTEVDGLGVVGGGDSASAVRALGFTDDQFGHISTGGGASLEFLEGKRLPGLEVLGWQ, from the coding sequence ATGACTCTGCGAACCATCGAGAGCCTGGGCGTTCTGACGGGTAAGACCGTACTCGTCCGTTGCGACCTGAACGTGCCGTTGAAAGACGGCGCGATCACCGACGACGGACGGGTGCGGGCTTCCCTGCCGACGCTCAACCTGCTCATCAACGCCGGCGCCCGCGTCGTCATCGTCTCCCACCTCGGTCGCCCCGAGGGTGCACCCGAAGCCCAGTACAGCCTCGCCCCGGTCGCCCAGCGACTCAGTGAGCTGCTCGGCAAGGGCGTCACCTTCGCGAGCGACACGGTCGGTCCTGCTGCTGAAGCAGCGGTCGCTGCCCTGAAGGATGGCGATGTCGCCCTGCTCGAGAACCTGCGTTTCAACGCGGGCGAAGCGAGCAAGGATGCGGCCGAGCGCCAGGCGTTCGCGCAGCAGCTCGCCGATCTCGGCGACGCTTTTGTGTCGGACGGTTTCGGAGTCGTTCACCGTAAGCAGGCGAGCGTGTTCGAGCTCGCCGGCCTGCTGCCCAGCGCGGCGGGCACGCTCATCGCGACCGAGCTCGAGGTTCTCGACAAGCTGACCGAGAACCCCGAGCGGCCGTACGCGGTTGTGCTCGGCGGTTCGAAGGTCAGCGACAAGCTCGGAGTCATCGGGCACCTACTGCCCAAGGTCGACACGCTGCTCATCGGCGGCGGCATGCTCTTCACCTTCCTCGCGGCCCAGGGCCACAAAGTCGGTGCGAGTCTGCTCGAGGCCGACCAGATCGACACGGTCAAGGGCTATCTCGCCAAGGCGGACGAGCTCGGGGTGCGCATCGTGCTTCCCACCGATGTCGTCGTCGCCTCGAAGTTCGGTGCGGATGCCGAGGTGGTCGTCACGGCCGCCGACAGCATCGAAGAGACCCCGTTCGGCGCCTCCGGCCTCGGACTCGACATCGGAACTGCGACCGCCGCCAACTTCGCGTCGATCATCGCCGAGTCGAAGACGGTGTTCTGGAACGGCCCCATGGGCGTATTCGAGCTCGCACCGTTTGCGGCCGGCACGAAGACCGTCGCACAGGCGCTCACCGAGGTCGACGGCCTCGGAGTAGTAGGGGGCGGTGACTCGGCCTCGGCCGTCCGCGCCCTCGGTTTCACTGATGACCAGTTCGGTCACATTTCTACGGGTGGCGGTGCGAGCCTCGAGTTCCTCGAGGGCAAGCGTCTCCCCGGACTGGAGGTCCTCGGATGGCAGTAA
- the gap gene encoding type I glyceraldehyde-3-phosphate dehydrogenase — protein sequence MSVKIGINGFGRIGRNFFRAAVAKGSDLEIVAVNDLDDAAALAHLLKYDTVSGRLGATVTVDGDTIYVDGKPIKVLAERDPSLLPWGELGVDIVIESTGRFTKSADARKHIEAGAKKVIVSAPATGDDVATLVLGVNEGTYDAAIHDIISNASCTTNCLAPLAKVFMDNFGIERGLMTTVHAYTADQNLQDGPHSDLRRARAAAGNIIPTSTGAAKALGLVIPELVGKLDGYALRVPVITGSITDLTLTASRPVTVEEINAVYKAAAEGPLKGILSYTEDEIVSSDIQGDPHSSIFDAGLTKVIGDQVKVASWYDNEWGYSNRLVDVTEYVADKL from the coding sequence TTGAGCGTCAAGATCGGTATCAACGGCTTCGGTCGCATTGGCCGTAACTTCTTCCGTGCCGCAGTCGCGAAGGGAAGTGACCTCGAGATCGTGGCGGTCAACGACCTCGACGACGCAGCAGCCCTCGCGCACCTCCTCAAGTACGACACCGTCAGCGGGCGCCTGGGTGCCACCGTCACCGTCGACGGCGACACGATCTATGTTGACGGCAAGCCGATCAAGGTTCTCGCCGAGCGCGACCCCTCGCTTCTTCCGTGGGGCGAGCTGGGTGTCGACATCGTCATCGAGTCCACCGGTCGCTTCACCAAGTCGGCTGATGCGCGCAAGCACATCGAGGCCGGCGCCAAGAAGGTCATCGTCTCCGCTCCCGCGACCGGCGATGACGTCGCAACGCTCGTGCTCGGTGTGAACGAAGGCACCTACGACGCAGCCATCCACGACATCATCTCGAACGCCTCCTGCACCACGAACTGCCTCGCGCCGCTCGCCAAGGTGTTCATGGACAACTTCGGCATCGAGCGTGGCCTCATGACCACGGTTCACGCCTACACCGCCGACCAGAACCTGCAGGACGGACCGCACAGCGACCTCCGCCGTGCTCGCGCTGCCGCCGGCAACATCATCCCGACGTCCACCGGTGCCGCCAAGGCACTCGGTCTCGTCATCCCCGAGCTCGTCGGCAAGCTCGACGGCTACGCGCTCCGCGTTCCCGTGATCACCGGCTCGATCACCGACCTCACGCTGACCGCTTCGCGCCCCGTCACGGTCGAAGAGATCAACGCTGTGTACAAGGCTGCGGCCGAGGGTCCCCTCAAGGGCATCCTCAGTTACACCGAAGACGAGATCGTCTCGAGCGACATCCAGGGCGACCCGCACTCCTCGATCTTCGACGCCGGCCTCACCAAGGTCATCGGCGACCAGGTCAAGGTCGCCTCGTGGTACGACAACGAGTGGGGCTACTCCAACCGCCTCGTCGACGTCACCGAGTACGTCGCCGACAAACTGTAG
- a CDS encoding superoxide dismutase, producing the protein MADYTLPELAYDYSALAPSISGAIMELHHSKHHQAYVTGANTALAQLAEARDSGDLTYVNKLEKDLAFNLGGHINHSIFWTNLSPDGGDKPTGDLASAIDDQFGSFDKFTAHFTATAMGVQGSGWAVLAYDSIGQRLIIVQFFDQQGNLPAGIVPILMLDVWEHAYYLDYKNVRADYVKAFWNIANWENAQQRFTVAREKTEGLLLLS; encoded by the coding sequence ATGGCTGACTACACCCTTCCGGAACTCGCGTACGACTATTCTGCCCTCGCGCCGAGCATCAGCGGCGCGATCATGGAGCTGCACCACAGCAAGCACCACCAGGCCTACGTCACGGGAGCGAACACCGCCCTCGCCCAGCTCGCAGAAGCGCGCGACTCCGGCGACCTGACCTACGTCAACAAGCTCGAGAAGGACCTCGCCTTCAACCTCGGCGGCCACATCAACCACTCGATCTTCTGGACCAACCTCTCCCCGGACGGCGGTGACAAGCCCACCGGTGACCTCGCGTCGGCGATCGACGACCAGTTCGGCTCCTTCGACAAGTTCACCGCACACTTCACCGCAACGGCCATGGGTGTGCAGGGTTCGGGATGGGCTGTGCTGGCCTACGACTCCATCGGACAGCGTCTGATCATCGTGCAGTTCTTCGACCAGCAGGGCAACCTCCCCGCCGGCATCGTCCCCATCCTCATGCTGGATGTCTGGGAGCACGCCTACTACCTCGACTACAAGAACGTGCGCGCCGACTACGTCAAGGCGTTCTGGAACATCGCCAACTGGGAGAACGCGCAGCAGCGCTTCACCGTGGCTCGCGAGAAGACCGAAGGCCTGCTGCTACTCTCGTAG
- the whiA gene encoding DNA-binding protein WhiA: MALTADVKDELAKLEVSKTTVRAAELATILRFSGGLHMISGRIAVESELDSVTLARRVRKDLAELYGVRSEAAVLPASGNRKTAQYLVRVVDGGETLARQTGLLDARRRPIRGLPNKLTTGSREDLAAVWRGAFLAAGSLTDPGRSAALEITCPGNEAAMALVGAAGRLSVSAKSKEVRGVHRVVIRDGEAIGAMLVLMGASESLAAWEEMRQRREVRATANRLVNFDDANLRRSAQAAVAACSRVERSLEILADTVPDHLRYAGELRLRFRDSSLDELGHHADPPMTKDAVAGRIRRLLAMADKRAQDLGIPGTDANLPPELIDL, from the coding sequence GTGGCCCTCACCGCCGACGTCAAGGACGAACTCGCCAAACTCGAGGTCAGCAAGACGACGGTGCGGGCGGCGGAGCTCGCCACGATCCTGCGCTTCTCGGGCGGACTGCACATGATCTCCGGACGCATCGCGGTCGAGTCCGAGCTCGACTCCGTGACTCTCGCCCGACGGGTGCGCAAGGATCTGGCCGAGCTCTACGGTGTGCGCAGCGAAGCCGCCGTGCTGCCCGCATCGGGAAACCGCAAGACCGCGCAGTACCTCGTGCGCGTCGTCGACGGGGGAGAGACCCTCGCCCGCCAGACCGGCCTGCTCGACGCCCGCCGCCGCCCGATCCGCGGACTGCCTAACAAGCTGACCACCGGTTCGCGCGAAGACCTCGCCGCTGTCTGGCGCGGTGCGTTCCTCGCCGCCGGCTCACTCACCGATCCGGGACGCTCAGCAGCCCTCGAGATCACCTGCCCCGGCAATGAGGCCGCCATGGCCCTCGTGGGTGCCGCCGGACGCCTCAGCGTCTCCGCCAAGAGCAAGGAGGTGCGCGGTGTGCACCGCGTCGTCATCCGTGACGGGGAGGCCATCGGCGCCATGCTCGTGCTCATGGGTGCGAGCGAGAGCCTGGCCGCGTGGGAGGAGATGCGCCAGCGCCGCGAGGTGCGCGCGACGGCCAACCGCCTCGTGAACTTCGACGATGCCAACCTGCGCCGATCGGCCCAGGCCGCCGTCGCGGCGTGCTCGCGGGTCGAGCGCTCGCTCGAGATCCTCGCCGACACCGTGCCCGACCACCTGCGCTACGCGGGGGAGCTGCGCCTGCGCTTCCGCGACTCCAGCCTCGATGAGCTCGGTCACCACGCCGACCCGCCCATGACGAAGGATGCCGTAGCCGGGCGCATCCGTCGCCTACTGGCTATGGCCGACAAGCGCGCCCAGGACCTCGGCATCCCCGGCACCGACGCCAATCTCCCTCCCGAGTTGATCGACCTATAG
- the rapZ gene encoding RNase adapter RapZ codes for MTTHEERQEILIVTGMSGAGRSTVGNALEDLGWYVVDNLPPQMLRPLAELAQHAGNALPKIAAVVDVRGGKLFADVREAVNALRESTNVRMLYLEATDAVLVRRFEQVRRPHPLQEDGTLLDGINAERTRMEELRASSDIIIDTSELNIHQLATAVQERFAQADAAGVQVTVMSFGFKYGLPADADSVADARFIPNPFWIPELRAHTGLEEVVSDYVLSQEGVAEFVAAYGAALTPVLAGYQRENKRHATIAIGCTGGKHRSVAVAEELSTLLRGLPGVAVRVKHRDLGRE; via the coding sequence ATGACCACGCACGAAGAACGCCAGGAGATCCTCATCGTCACCGGAATGTCCGGTGCGGGCCGGTCGACGGTAGGAAACGCCCTCGAGGACCTCGGCTGGTACGTCGTCGACAACCTCCCGCCGCAGATGCTCCGGCCGCTCGCCGAGCTCGCGCAGCACGCCGGTAACGCCCTGCCCAAGATCGCGGCCGTCGTCGACGTACGTGGCGGCAAGCTGTTCGCCGACGTGCGCGAGGCCGTGAACGCGCTGCGCGAGAGCACCAACGTTCGCATGCTCTATCTCGAGGCGACGGATGCCGTTCTCGTGCGCAGGTTCGAGCAGGTGCGACGCCCGCACCCCCTGCAGGAGGACGGCACTCTCCTCGACGGCATCAACGCCGAGCGCACCCGCATGGAGGAACTGCGCGCCTCGAGCGACATCATCATCGACACCTCCGAGCTGAACATCCACCAGCTCGCTACGGCCGTGCAGGAGCGGTTCGCCCAGGCGGACGCGGCCGGGGTTCAGGTCACCGTCATGAGCTTCGGCTTCAAGTACGGACTGCCGGCCGACGCCGACTCCGTGGCCGATGCGCGGTTCATCCCGAACCCGTTCTGGATTCCCGAACTGCGCGCCCACACCGGCCTCGAAGAGGTGGTGAGCGACTATGTGCTCAGCCAGGAGGGCGTCGCCGAGTTCGTGGCCGCCTACGGCGCTGCGCTCACCCCCGTGCTGGCCGGCTATCAACGCGAGAACAAGAGACACGCTACTATCGCCATTGGCTGTACCGGCGGAAAGCACCGCTCGGTCGCCGTCGCCGAAGAGCTCTCCACGCTGTTGCGAGGACTGCCCGGCGTGGCCGTACGCGTGAAGCACCGCGACCTCGGTCGCGAGTAG
- the uvrC gene encoding excinuclease ABC subunit UvrC has translation MAETVSWRPKAGEIPTSPGVYRFRDDKGRVLYVGKAKNLRSRLSNYFQPLRSLHERTRRMVLSGASVEWTVVATEFEALQLEFTWIKEFNPPFNVQFRDDKSYPYLAITLGDPVPKVMVTRNRNIKGARYFGPYTKVWAIRETVDLMLKAFPMRSCTEATYKRAEQTGRPCLLGDIGKCAAPCVGRVTKEQHKSIALDFASFMGGNDSRYTGELAKRMTSASAEMDYESAARYRDQLAALETALSKSSVVLSDGVDADFFGIAHDELAAAVQQFIVRGGRIRGVRSWVVDKELDVELPELVETVVQNAYDDSEPPREIFVPVLPEDSRELELWLGGVRTAPGKVALRVAQRGDKAALALTVETNARNSLILYKTRRSGDFVARSQALADIQEALGMDDAPLRMECYDVSHLSGTNIVASMVVFEDGLPRKDQYRRFSIEDSTDDTESIYQTLMRRLAYLKDDPEPGTGNPGTEEPEGKKRFAYRPNLLIVDGGQPQVAAAQRALDDSGVTGIQLAGIAKRLEEIWLPDSDYPVILPRNSDALFLFQRIRDEAHRFAITYQRTKRRRDIGSFLAEIPGLGPSRVAELLKHFGSVARLKAADADAITEVSGIGPTLARTIVAALQNPSPTDS, from the coding sequence ATGGCAGAGACAGTCAGCTGGCGCCCGAAGGCGGGTGAGATCCCGACCTCACCCGGGGTCTACCGTTTTCGTGACGACAAGGGGCGCGTGCTCTACGTCGGCAAGGCGAAGAACCTCCGTTCGCGGCTGAGCAACTACTTCCAGCCGCTGCGCAGCCTGCACGAGCGTACTCGGCGCATGGTCCTCAGCGGCGCCTCCGTCGAGTGGACGGTCGTCGCGACCGAGTTCGAGGCCCTGCAGCTCGAGTTCACCTGGATCAAAGAGTTCAACCCGCCGTTCAACGTGCAGTTCCGGGATGACAAGTCCTACCCGTACCTCGCGATCACACTGGGCGATCCGGTGCCGAAGGTCATGGTGACCCGCAACCGGAACATCAAGGGAGCGCGCTACTTCGGGCCGTACACGAAGGTCTGGGCAATCCGCGAGACGGTGGACCTGATGCTCAAGGCCTTCCCGATGCGCTCCTGCACGGAGGCCACCTACAAGCGTGCCGAGCAGACCGGTCGCCCCTGCCTCCTCGGCGACATCGGCAAGTGCGCGGCACCCTGCGTGGGTCGCGTGACGAAGGAGCAGCACAAGTCGATCGCCCTCGACTTCGCGTCCTTCATGGGCGGCAACGATTCGCGCTACACGGGCGAACTGGCGAAGAGGATGACGTCTGCTTCCGCCGAGATGGATTACGAATCAGCCGCGCGCTACCGCGACCAGCTCGCCGCGCTCGAGACGGCGCTGTCCAAGAGCAGCGTGGTGCTCTCCGACGGTGTGGACGCCGACTTCTTCGGAATCGCCCACGACGAACTCGCCGCGGCGGTGCAGCAGTTCATCGTGCGCGGAGGCCGCATCCGGGGCGTTCGCAGCTGGGTCGTCGACAAGGAGCTCGACGTCGAACTGCCCGAGCTCGTTGAGACCGTGGTGCAGAACGCGTACGACGACTCCGAACCGCCGCGCGAGATCTTCGTGCCGGTGCTGCCGGAGGATTCCCGCGAACTCGAGCTGTGGCTCGGGGGAGTGCGCACGGCCCCCGGCAAGGTCGCGCTGCGGGTCGCCCAACGCGGCGACAAGGCGGCCCTCGCCCTGACCGTCGAGACCAATGCCCGCAACTCGCTGATCCTCTACAAGACCCGCCGCAGCGGCGACTTCGTTGCCCGCTCTCAGGCGCTGGCGGACATCCAGGAGGCGCTCGGCATGGACGACGCGCCGCTGCGGATGGAGTGCTACGACGTCTCCCACCTCAGCGGCACCAACATCGTCGCCTCAATGGTGGTCTTCGAAGACGGCCTGCCCCGCAAAGACCAGTACCGCCGCTTCAGCATCGAGGACTCGACCGATGACACCGAGTCGATCTACCAGACGTTGATGCGCCGGCTCGCGTACCTGAAGGACGACCCGGAGCCCGGCACAGGGAATCCCGGCACAGAAGAGCCCGAGGGCAAGAAGCGCTTCGCCTACCGGCCGAACCTGCTCATCGTCGACGGCGGGCAGCCCCAGGTTGCGGCCGCGCAGCGTGCACTCGACGATTCGGGAGTCACGGGCATCCAGCTCGCAGGAATCGCGAAGCGCCTCGAGGAGATCTGGCTGCCGGATTCGGATTACCCGGTCATCCTGCCCCGCAACAGCGACGCGCTGTTCCTGTTCCAGCGCATCCGCGACGAGGCGCACCGCTTCGCGATCACCTACCAGCGCACCAAGCGGCGCCGCGACATCGGGTCGTTCCTGGCCGAGATCCCTGGCCTCGGCCCGTCGCGAGTCGCCGAGCTGCTCAAGCACTTCGGGTCGGTCGCACGCCTCAAGGCAGCGGACGCGGACGCCATCACCGAGGTCAGCGGAATCGGCCCGACGCTCGCCCGTACCATCGTTGCGGCACTGCAGAACCCGTCACCCACAGATTCCTAG